From a region of the Aerosakkonema funiforme FACHB-1375 genome:
- a CDS encoding COP23 domain-containing protein, with amino-acid sequence MNNAALLPQLCSALAIAFLSASTLTPPSRAEGGSTNTTNATFFCGTSNGVPATMARTPRGEIPMILWNSPTIVQSGDTQKQCEDVSNRLQSYYNNGTFKYITTRRMNGQTVACVAQQNNDEATCSGDPLFALNIPPQSKPADALQGIFRIRMASAGVINETFAPVYISLDKLLQGEYPPTGSNTRRSPSRNNPQ; translated from the coding sequence ATGAATAACGCTGCTTTGTTGCCTCAATTATGTTCTGCGTTAGCGATCGCCTTCTTGAGTGCATCTACCCTCACACCCCCCAGTCGCGCAGAAGGCGGCAGCACCAACACCACCAACGCCACTTTCTTCTGCGGTACCAGCAACGGCGTCCCGGCAACTATGGCCCGCACGCCACGCGGAGAAATACCGATGATTCTCTGGAATTCTCCCACAATCGTCCAATCGGGCGATACTCAAAAACAGTGCGAAGATGTATCGAATAGGTTGCAGAGTTATTACAATAACGGTACTTTCAAATACATCACCACTAGGAGAATGAACGGTCAAACCGTAGCTTGCGTTGCACAACAAAATAACGATGAGGCAACTTGCAGTGGCGACCCGTTATTCGCTCTCAACATACCCCCTCAAAGTAAACCGGCAGACGCTCTACAAGGTATATTTCGGATCAGAATGGCTTCTGCCGGAGTCATCAATGAAACGTTCGCACCTGTTTACATTAGTCTGGATAAATTATTACAGGGTGAGTATCCGCCAACGGGAAGCAATACCCGTCGTTCTCCATCTAGAAATAATCCTCAGTAA
- a CDS encoding WD40 repeat domain-containing protein produces MAIAKLSCGAIILSALLQFSSYQNYRVSLGNSGRPIWDCGSVCFVSRSQIDPWTTNPKSSVAKVDIVTGSGAIPILGSPQVEDMASKTPTSRQIQNPKSIALRHSQYPVYAIAFIPRSQILVSGGYDELTKDGREGTIKLWDLKNGQLLRTLKGHTDQVRAIAISPDGKILASGSDDKSIKLWNPNTGQLLRTLTGHSDWIAAVAISPDGKTLVSGSFDNTIKIWDLHSGQLRRTLTGHTDPVQSIAFTPDGTTLASASNDKTIKLWNLRTGQLQNTLTGHTNFVLSVVISPDGTTLASAGYDKTIKLWNLRSNKLENTLKGHADLVPGIAISPDGKILASIEGSWDNTVKLWDLHSGEFLGDLPAHKSNVVIKGESIAFSPQGNFLASGNNDGIIEIWQY; encoded by the coding sequence ATGGCGATCGCAAAACTTAGCTGCGGTGCAATTATCTTATCTGCTCTGTTGCAGTTTAGCAGTTACCAGAATTACCGCGTCTCATTAGGTAATTCTGGTCGTCCGATTTGGGATTGTGGGTCAGTCTGTTTTGTTTCCAGATCCCAGATCGATCCGTGGACAACAAATCCAAAATCCTCTGTTGCGAAGGTGGACATCGTGACGGGAAGCGGAGCCATTCCGATCTTGGGGTCTCCCCAAGTAGAGGACATGGCGTCCAAGACGCCCACTTCGCGCCAAATCCAAAATCCAAAATCGATCGCTCTGAGGCATTCCCAGTACCCAGTTTATGCGATCGCCTTCATTCCCCGCAGTCAAATTCTCGTCAGCGGCGGATACGATGAGCTAACCAAAGATGGTCGGGAAGGTACGATCAAGCTGTGGGATCTGAAGAATGGCCAACTCCTACGCACTCTCAAAGGACATACAGACCAAGTGCGTGCGATCGCCATCAGTCCCGATGGCAAAATATTAGCTAGCGGTAGCGACGATAAAAGTATCAAACTGTGGAATCCAAACACCGGACAGTTGCTGCGTACTCTTACCGGACATTCCGACTGGATTGCTGCTGTTGCTATCAGTCCGGATGGAAAAACTCTAGTCAGCGGTAGTTTCGACAACACCATCAAAATTTGGGATTTACATAGCGGACAATTGCGGCGTACCCTCACCGGACATACCGATCCAGTGCAGTCGATCGCCTTCACTCCCGATGGTACAACCTTAGCAAGTGCCAGTAACGATAAAACCATCAAACTGTGGAATCTTCGTACAGGACAATTGCAAAATACCCTCACCGGACATACAAATTTTGTTTTGTCGGTTGTCATCAGTCCCGATGGTACAACCCTGGCCAGTGCCGGTTATGACAAAACTATTAAATTGTGGAACTTACGCAGCAACAAACTGGAAAATACTCTCAAAGGCCATGCCGACTTAGTACCTGGTATCGCCATCAGCCCGGATGGTAAAATTTTAGCCAGCATCGAAGGAAGTTGGGACAATACCGTCAAGCTGTGGGATTTGCATAGTGGCGAATTCCTGGGCGACTTGCCAGCACACAAAAGTAATGTTGTCATTAAAGGAGAGTCGATCGCCTTCAGTCCTCAAGGTAATTTCCTCGCCAGTGGCAATAACGATGGCATCATTGAAATTTGGCAATATTGA
- a CDS encoding WD40 domain-containing protein: MKFSFPDLAVAIGAAAIVIVQSQIAVPQEQQSLNDKAIGDMARDVTVLINGQNPGSGVIIAKQGNTYSVLTAKHVVATQDEYEIFTSDATKYPLNYANVKKLPGIDLAIVQFTSNKNYRVAELGDSDKVTEGATVYTAGWPRPGRAINQAIYQITKGSISGRPLQALDDGYGLVYTNITRTGMSGGPVFDSQGQVVGIHGRGDGEPIFNPETGATVDVKSGFNLAIPINTYFKLAPGVGINLLYLGDNFVEANKIAGHSNAISSVAISQDGTILASGSMDNTIKIWNRSTGKELRTLTGHTNYINSIAISPDSKILASGANDGTVKIWNLANGRLINSLTGDKNYVRSVAISPDGTTLASGSANDANIKIWNLQTGKLLRTLTGHRNYVNAVDFSADGKSLASGSTDLTINIWNPNTGELQQTLKGHTNWIASVAIGSFGQIIASGGADNTIKIWNVKTGEMLYNLQAHSGVVRAVAIDPNAHILASGSDDGTIKIWNLHNGQLLHTLQVRDRQGQIASVNSLAFSNDGQILISNAGASLRIWQVKR; encoded by the coding sequence ATGAAATTTTCCTTTCCAGACCTAGCAGTGGCGATCGGTGCAGCAGCAATTGTAATTGTCCAATCTCAAATTGCCGTACCGCAAGAACAACAATCACTCAATGATAAAGCGATCGGTGATATGGCAAGAGATGTCACCGTTTTGATTAATGGCCAAAATCCCGGCTCGGGCGTAATTATTGCCAAACAAGGAAACACTTATTCCGTCCTCACTGCCAAACACGTTGTTGCCACTCAAGATGAATACGAAATATTTACTTCCGATGCCACAAAATATCCGCTTAATTACGCCAATGTCAAAAAATTACCTGGAATCGATTTAGCGATCGTGCAGTTTACCAGTAATAAAAATTATCGCGTTGCCGAGTTAGGTGATTCCGACAAAGTAACCGAAGGTGCAACAGTTTATACAGCCGGTTGGCCTCGTCCCGGACGCGCCATCAATCAAGCTATTTATCAAATTACTAAAGGCAGCATTTCCGGTCGTCCCTTGCAAGCATTAGATGATGGCTACGGTTTGGTTTATACTAATATCACTCGTACAGGAATGAGTGGCGGCCCGGTTTTTGATTCACAAGGGCAAGTAGTTGGCATTCACGGCAGGGGGGACGGAGAACCTATTTTTAATCCGGAAACTGGCGCAACAGTAGATGTCAAATCTGGTTTTAATTTAGCAATTCCCATCAACACATATTTTAAATTAGCGCCAGGGGTAGGAATTAATTTACTTTACTTGGGAGATAACTTTGTTGAAGCTAACAAGATAGCAGGACATTCAAACGCCATAAGTTCTGTCGCCATCAGTCAGGATGGTACAATCTTAGCTAGCGGCAGTATGGATAATACGATTAAAATTTGGAACAGAAGCACTGGGAAAGAATTGCGTACTCTCACCGGGCATACAAACTATATTAATTCGATCGCCATCAGTCCGGATAGCAAAATTTTGGCTAGTGGCGCTAATGATGGCACTGTGAAAATTTGGAACTTGGCTAACGGACGATTGATAAATAGCCTGACAGGCGATAAAAATTATGTCAGATCTGTTGCGATAAGTCCCGATGGAACAACTTTAGCTAGTGGCAGTGCAAATGATGCAAATATCAAAATTTGGAATCTGCAAACTGGCAAATTATTGCGTACTCTCACCGGACATCGCAATTATGTTAATGCGGTTGATTTTAGTGCAGATGGTAAGAGTTTGGCTAGTGGCAGTACGGATTTAACCATCAACATTTGGAATCCGAACACGGGAGAATTGCAGCAGACTTTGAAGGGACATACCAATTGGATCGCCAGCGTTGCGATCGGTTCTTTCGGGCAAATTATCGCCAGTGGTGGTGCTGACAATACGATTAAAATTTGGAATGTAAAAACAGGAGAAATGCTGTATAATTTACAAGCTCATTCTGGGGTGGTGAGAGCAGTGGCGATCGATCCCAACGCACATATCCTCGCCAGCGGTAGTGATGACGGAACAATCAAAATTTGGAACTTGCATAACGGTCAACTGCTGCATACTCTGCAAGTGCGCGATCGGCAAGGACAAATTGCGTCAGTAAATTCTTTGGCTTTCAGTAATGATGGGCAAATTTTGATTAGTAATGCTGGTGCTAGTTTAAGGATTTGGCAGGTGAAGCGATGA
- a CDS encoding trypsin-like peptidase domain-containing protein, whose protein sequence is MKYYYQLSSVIIGAAIAVMQPQMVVPQTLDEQAIASLAKQVTVVINGQNPGSGVIIGKKDNTYYVLTAKHVVATRDEYEILTHDSTKHALNYSTVKKLPGVDLALVQFTSSQNYRVAEIADSDTVTEGATVYTAGWPHPGRAITERVYQMTTGKISGRSLKPLEDGYALIYTNITRSGMSGGPLLDAQGRVIGIHGRADGVPIVNPDTGQTVDIKSGFNLAIPIKIFLETSAITDIPPNSSFAVLLLAWGEKIHKENQIKAAADYYQKALLQDAKLGSASLFLGLAKYELGDVEGAIRSWQTVDPQAYYGKNAERIQLMQIALAVATYGKGDRQGCLAIMNKLNQPHQFLIEFEKLKTQLWGDRLLADTKKMMPEFFPNKTIEADSNVNAVAITPDGQTLATGHDDKTIKLWQVSTGKLKSTLTGLSASASTLAISPDGQILAAGSSDRSIKLWNLRTGQLKSNLTGHSSDILSLVFSPDSQILASAGDTTVKLWDVSAGQLQTTFTGDNTPVYAVAFSPNGQTLASVNRRGTINLWNVRTKQINSTINSGSVRTIPIFLFVGFSSDGQTIVRRKGNIMESLNIGNQQVIRTIENNSPNYFTFLSKDGKYMISQNFDRTFKLWDVATGKVQRIFYGNSYINNPQKMTAISSDVKTLASAVNKKIWLWNLSDR, encoded by the coding sequence ATGAAATATTACTATCAATTATCGTCGGTAATAATTGGTGCAGCAATAGCGGTAATGCAACCGCAAATGGTAGTGCCGCAAACATTGGACGAACAAGCGATCGCATCTCTTGCTAAACAGGTAACTGTTGTGATTAACGGTCAAAATCCCGGCAGTGGCGTAATAATTGGTAAGAAAGATAATACTTATTATGTACTGACTGCCAAGCACGTTGTCGCTACACGAGATGAGTATGAAATTTTGACTCATGACAGCACAAAACACGCCCTCAACTATAGCACGGTGAAAAAATTGCCAGGGGTAGATTTAGCATTAGTGCAATTTACCAGTAGCCAAAATTACCGCGTTGCCGAAATAGCAGATTCGGATACGGTGACAGAAGGTGCAACTGTTTATACTGCTGGTTGGCCGCATCCCGGACGCGCCATCACGGAACGAGTTTATCAGATGACAACAGGCAAAATATCGGGTCGATCGCTCAAACCTTTAGAAGATGGCTATGCTTTAATTTATACCAATATCACTCGATCGGGCATGAGTGGTGGCCCACTTTTGGATGCCCAAGGGCGGGTAATTGGCATTCACGGACGGGCGGATGGAGTGCCGATCGTCAATCCCGACACGGGGCAAACAGTTGATATCAAATCAGGATTTAATTTGGCAATTCCAATTAAAATTTTTTTGGAAACTTCAGCCATAACAGATATTCCGCCTAACTCTAGTTTTGCCGTTCTTCTATTAGCTTGGGGAGAAAAGATACATAAAGAAAACCAAATTAAAGCAGCGGCAGATTACTATCAAAAAGCGCTTTTACAGGATGCCAAGTTAGGCTCTGCTTCTTTATTTTTAGGTTTAGCTAAATACGAATTGGGAGATGTAGAAGGAGCAATTCGTTCCTGGCAAACAGTTGACCCGCAAGCTTATTACGGTAAAAATGCAGAGCGGATTCAATTAATGCAAATAGCGCTGGCGGTAGCAACCTATGGAAAGGGCGATCGACAAGGTTGTTTGGCAATAATGAATAAGCTCAATCAACCCCATCAATTCTTAATTGAATTTGAGAAGTTGAAAACGCAACTTTGGGGCGATCGCTTGCTGGCAGATACAAAAAAAATGATGCCAGAATTCTTCCCTAACAAAACAATTGAAGCTGACTCTAACGTAAATGCAGTAGCCATTACCCCCGACGGTCAAACTTTAGCGACCGGTCATGATGACAAAACTATCAAATTGTGGCAGGTCAGCACAGGCAAATTGAAAAGCACTCTTACCGGACTTTCTGCTTCAGCTTCTACCTTAGCCATCAGTCCAGACGGTCAAATTTTAGCTGCTGGTAGTAGCGATCGTAGCATCAAATTATGGAACCTTCGCACAGGACAATTGAAAAGCAATCTTACCGGACATTCATCTGACATACTTTCTCTTGTTTTCAGTCCAGATAGTCAAATTTTAGCTAGTGCTGGCGACACGACGGTCAAGCTGTGGGATGTTAGCGCGGGTCAACTTCAAACTACTTTCACGGGCGATAACACGCCCGTTTATGCAGTGGCATTTAGCCCAAACGGTCAAACTTTAGCTAGTGTGAATAGGCGCGGAACTATCAATCTGTGGAACGTCAGGACAAAGCAAATTAATAGTACCATAAATAGTGGTTCTGTCCGCACGATCCCTATATTTTTATTTGTCGGTTTTAGTTCGGACGGTCAAACTATAGTTAGGAGGAAAGGCAATATTATGGAATCTTTAAATATTGGCAACCAACAGGTTATCAGAACTATCGAAAACAACAGCCCTAACTATTTTACCTTTTTGTCAAAAGATGGGAAATATATGATCAGTCAAAATTTTGATAGAACTTTCAAACTTTGGGATGTCGCCACAGGAAAAGTGCAGCGCATCTTTTATGGAAACAGTTACATAAATAATCCGCAGAAGATGACTGCTATCAGTTCGGATGTAAAAACTTTAGCTAGTGCAGTTAACAAGAAAATTTGGCTTTGGAATTTGTCCGATCGCTAA
- a CDS encoding CHAT domain-containing protein yields the protein MHLRLHYLIAIASTLVFAIPATPLTHNVSVTAQISVTNTKAEADRLFQQGVAQFRTGEFQAALQIYQQVLIIRQNFKDKLGIGETLDNIGEVYTSLGDYDKAMENLQQALTIRKELDEKVGIGETLNNIGFVYRQLGDYPKALELHQQALEIAKQIGKRVVEGEALHNIAALAAAQGDYNKALELYKQALAIRQEVGDKRDEGRTLNNIGGVYSSLGEYDRALQYYQQALAIRRTINDKAGVARLLSNIGLVYRQLSQYSQALEFYQQALPILQDMGDKASVGTTLNGIGVIYENLGQYDKSLQVYQQSLAIAKEIGDKVGIGNTFDNIGGISYSLGKYPQALQYYQQGLAIRNEIGDKNGVGNSLTNLGGVAYNLGQYPQALEFLQQALAIRKETGDKAGEGRALDAIGIIYESQNQYTKAIQYYQQALAISQQIGDKAGEGEALNHIGGIYTKFRNYSQAQQFLQQALAVRQKIGDKGGKGRTLNSIANVYYSQRNYAKALDFLQQSLTILQEIGDKAGEGIAFSNIGYLLEKQNQSTLAIIFYKQAVNLTESIRKDLKSLSIEQQKSFTDTVADTYRRLADLLLKQNRADEAKQVLDLLKIQELAEYLRNVRGNDRTAQGVDLLPQEAQISEKYVQVVQLGKELAQLRSIPDVDRTPAQQQRIAELERIEQQQKIEFNEFIRSPDVVALVQELNEKSKGENLNLANLDRVQQNLQQLPKSSVLIYPLILQDRLELVLVTPDSGPIHRPVAVKRQEIEKAIAQFREALQNPNSDATIPAKQLYNWLIKPIEKEIADSKAQTIIYAPDAQLRYIPLAALNDGKQWLVQRFAINYITAANLTDFKPKIPNNPRVLAGAFTTGNYSVPIGNRQLNFAGLPFAGREVNNLAATINNTIILLDTAFSPAAVLPRLNDYNIIHFATHAAFVTGQPEESFILFGDGSRVTLRDVETWSLPNADLVVLSACETGVGKQLGNGKEILGFGYQMQRIGAKAAIASLWSISDGGTQVLMNAFYAGLQKENITKAEALRQAQIALITGNSTVAVSEEQRGIAVRAVSQGSASVVSNRLNHPFYWAPFILIGNGF from the coding sequence ATGCACCTCCGCCTTCATTACTTAATTGCGATCGCTTCTACTCTGGTGTTTGCTATCCCGGCGACACCGTTGACTCACAATGTCAGTGTCACGGCACAAATTTCTGTCACAAATACAAAAGCGGAAGCAGACCGACTATTTCAACAAGGCGTCGCACAATTTCGTACAGGTGAATTTCAAGCTGCACTGCAAATTTATCAACAAGTTCTCATCATTCGGCAAAATTTTAAAGATAAACTCGGTATTGGCGAAACACTCGACAACATCGGCGAAGTTTACACCAGTCTTGGCGATTACGATAAAGCAATGGAAAATTTGCAGCAAGCTTTAACTATTCGCAAAGAACTTGACGAAAAAGTTGGTATTGGCGAAACACTCAACAATATTGGTTTTGTTTATCGTCAGTTAGGCGATTATCCCAAAGCTTTAGAATTGCATCAACAAGCTTTAGAAATAGCCAAACAAATCGGTAAGCGTGTAGTGGAAGGGGAAGCTTTGCACAATATAGCTGCCCTTGCTGCTGCCCAAGGCGATTATAACAAAGCATTAGAATTATACAAACAAGCTTTAGCAATTCGTCAGGAAGTTGGAGACAAACGCGACGAAGGACGCACGCTGAATAACATCGGCGGCGTTTATTCCAGCTTAGGCGAATACGATCGCGCTTTGCAATACTACCAGCAAGCTTTGGCAATTCGTCGCACTATTAACGATAAAGCTGGCGTGGCGCGTCTCCTCAGCAACATCGGCTTAGTTTATCGTCAATTAAGTCAATATTCGCAAGCGCTAGAATTCTATCAACAAGCTTTACCGATTCTACAAGATATGGGCGATAAAGCCAGCGTTGGTACTACTCTCAACGGCATTGGTGTTATTTATGAAAATTTAGGTCAATACGATAAATCTTTACAAGTATATCAACAATCTTTGGCAATTGCGAAAGAAATTGGCGACAAAGTTGGCATTGGCAACACTTTTGATAACATTGGTGGCATTTCTTACAGTTTGGGTAAGTATCCGCAAGCGCTGCAATATTATCAGCAAGGATTGGCGATTCGTAACGAAATTGGCGATAAAAATGGCGTGGGAAATTCTCTCACCAACTTGGGCGGCGTCGCCTATAATTTAGGTCAATATCCCCAAGCTTTAGAATTTTTGCAGCAAGCATTGGCGATTCGGAAAGAAACGGGAGATAAGGCAGGGGAAGGTCGCGCTTTAGATGCGATCGGCATTATTTACGAAAGTCAAAACCAGTATACCAAAGCAATACAATATTATCAACAAGCTTTAGCAATTTCTCAACAAATTGGCGATAAAGCAGGCGAAGGAGAAGCCCTCAATCATATTGGCGGTATCTATACCAAGTTCCGAAATTATTCGCAAGCACAACAATTTTTGCAACAAGCATTAGCAGTGCGTCAAAAAATTGGTGACAAAGGCGGAAAAGGTCGGACGCTTAACAGTATCGCCAACGTTTATTACAGTCAGCGCAATTATGCCAAAGCATTGGATTTTTTACAACAATCTTTAACAATTCTCCAAGAAATAGGCGACAAAGCGGGCGAAGGAATAGCTTTTAGCAATATCGGTTATCTGTTAGAAAAACAAAATCAGTCAACCTTGGCAATTATTTTCTACAAGCAAGCAGTTAATCTTACCGAATCTATCCGCAAAGATTTAAAATCCCTGTCCATAGAACAGCAGAAATCTTTCACAGATACCGTTGCCGATACCTATCGCAGATTAGCCGATTTGTTACTCAAACAAAATCGCGCTGACGAAGCAAAACAAGTTCTCGATTTGCTGAAAATACAAGAATTAGCCGAATATTTGCGAAACGTCCGGGGAAACGATCGCACAGCGCAAGGCGTCGATTTATTGCCCCAAGAAGCACAAATTTCGGAAAAATATGTTCAAGTCGTGCAATTGGGTAAAGAACTGGCACAATTACGCAGTATACCAGATGTCGATCGCACACCAGCCCAGCAACAGCGAATTGCCGAATTGGAGAGGATCGAACAGCAACAAAAAATAGAATTTAACGAATTTATCCGCAGTCCGGATGTCGTGGCGCTTGTACAAGAATTGAACGAAAAATCAAAAGGCGAAAACCTCAATTTAGCCAATCTCGATCGCGTCCAGCAAAACTTGCAGCAGTTGCCGAAATCATCTGTATTAATTTATCCCCTGATTTTACAAGACCGTTTGGAATTAGTGCTGGTAACGCCTGATTCTGGGCCAATACATCGACCTGTGGCAGTAAAAAGGCAGGAAATAGAAAAGGCGATCGCCCAATTTCGCGAAGCTTTACAAAATCCGAATTCAGATGCTACAATACCAGCAAAGCAATTATATAATTGGCTCATCAAACCAATCGAAAAAGAAATCGCAGACAGCAAAGCGCAAACAATTATCTACGCCCCAGACGCACAACTACGCTATATTCCTTTAGCAGCTCTTAATGATGGCAAACAGTGGCTAGTGCAGCGTTTCGCCATTAACTATATCACCGCCGCAAATCTAACCGATTTCAAACCAAAAATACCCAATAATCCCCGCGTCTTAGCGGGTGCTTTTACCACAGGAAACTACAGCGTTCCGATTGGAAATCGCCAACTTAATTTCGCCGGACTGCCATTTGCAGGTCGCGAAGTAAACAACCTGGCGGCAACAATCAACAACACCATTATATTATTAGATACTGCCTTCAGTCCCGCAGCAGTTCTTCCCCGTCTCAACGATTACAATATTATTCATTTTGCCACTCATGCTGCCTTTGTCACCGGTCAGCCCGAAGAATCTTTTATCCTATTTGGTGATGGCAGTCGCGTCACCCTTCGCGATGTCGAAACTTGGTCATTACCCAATGCAGATTTAGTAGTGCTGAGTGCTTGTGAAACAGGAGTAGGAAAACAATTGGGAAACGGTAAAGAAATACTCGGTTTTGGTTACCAAATGCAACGAATTGGTGCGAAGGCAGCGATTGCCTCATTGTGGTCAATTTCCGATGGCGGTACTCAAGTTTTGATGAATGCTTTTTACGCAGGATTGCAAAAAGAAAACATCACAAAAGCCGAAGCTTTGCGGCAAGCGCAAATCGCTTTAATTACCGGAAACTCGACAGTAGCAGTAAGCGAAGAACAGAGAGGTATTGCCGTCCGCGCAGTCTCTCAGGGTAGTGCGTCGGTAGTTAGCAATCGTCTCAATCATCCCTTTTATTGGGCACCTTTTATTTTAATTGGTAATGGGTTTTAG
- a CDS encoding DUF1338 domain-containing protein, with translation MSNIEVTRNLWHKLWEKYSARVSYAKVYQQMITEAGGVVANDHIAFRSLGLNVNGVNLGIPYLERIVESLGYSAAGEYVFADKHLYARHYRHPEQEEFDLPKLFISELIVDELPDEISQQIYQTVSSINSSIYPNLSELEKADVELIVNELENVFDRPWQPPVRSSVEAVNKVTQYGAWVLLHGYAVNHFTGYVNRQNTDRYPDIETTVRGLSERGVPMKAEIEGTLEIGLRQTATQAVTEMVTVRDDTSGELISIPWTYAYYEIAERFLVEIGSGQKVLFDAFQGNNATHLFEMTKLSRGTRG, from the coding sequence ATGTCAAATATTGAAGTTACTCGCAATTTGTGGCATAAACTCTGGGAAAAATATAGCGCTAGAGTCAGTTACGCAAAAGTTTACCAGCAGATGATAACCGAAGCGGGCGGTGTTGTGGCAAATGACCACATTGCTTTTCGTTCTTTGGGTCTGAATGTTAATGGTGTTAACTTGGGAATTCCTTATTTAGAACGCATTGTGGAAAGCTTGGGGTATTCGGCGGCGGGGGAATATGTTTTTGCCGATAAGCATTTGTATGCGCGTCACTATCGCCATCCGGAACAAGAGGAATTTGATTTGCCGAAATTGTTTATCAGCGAGTTGATTGTGGATGAGTTACCGGATGAAATATCACAACAAATCTATCAAACAGTTAGCTCAATTAATTCTAGCATTTATCCGAACTTATCCGAGCTAGAAAAAGCAGATGTTGAGCTAATTGTAAATGAATTGGAAAATGTGTTCGATCGCCCTTGGCAACCACCTGTGCGATCGAGCGTGGAAGCAGTAAATAAAGTAACTCAGTATGGTGCTTGGGTACTCCTGCACGGATACGCGGTCAACCACTTTACCGGCTATGTCAACCGTCAGAACACAGATAGATACCCGGATATTGAAACTACTGTCCGTGGTTTATCAGAACGCGGCGTACCGATGAAAGCCGAGATTGAAGGCACTCTTGAAATAGGTTTGCGTCAGACCGCAACTCAAGCTGTAACCGAAATGGTGACTGTGCGAGATGATACCAGTGGTGAATTGATAAGCATTCCTTGGACTTATGCTTATTATGAAATTGCCGAGCGTTTTTTGGTAGAAATTGGTTCCGGACAGAAGGTGCTTTTTGATGCTTTTCAAGGAAATAATGCCACACATTTGTTTGAAATGACCAAACTAAGCCGAGGGACTAGGGGCTAG
- a CDS encoding acetyl ornithine aminotransferase family protein, with product MLTISTDRTLPRIPRLVTPLPGPRARALVERDRAVTSPSYTRGYPLVADRGEGCMLEDVDGNVFLDLTAGIAVTNTGHAHPEVVRAIQAQSANLIHMSGTDFYYEPMVELAEKLAARAPFPNSAKVFFTNSGAESNEGAIKLARYYTGRSLIVAFLGAFHGRTYGAMSLTGSKVVQRKNFGPLLPGVTHIPYGTHESLDYLEHQLFTTVLPATEIAAIVVEPIQGEGGYIVPEDGFLERIRKICDRYNILMVVDEVQSGMGRTGKLFAIEHWGVMPDIITLAKGIASGLPLGAILARPELMTWPPGSHATTFGGNPVACAAANVTLRLLETELMDNASRMGELLQAGLTQLSQRFKRVSPPRGKGLMVAIDLLDEEGNLDAKLRDKIVDDAFYKGLLLLGCGKAAIRFCPPLVIDSNQIQVALQILADLLAEI from the coding sequence ATGCTTACTATTTCAACCGATCGTACTTTACCCCGCATTCCGCGTCTTGTCACCCCGTTACCTGGGCCACGCGCTCGCGCTTTGGTGGAACGCGATCGCGCCGTCACTTCCCCATCCTACACCCGTGGTTACCCGTTAGTAGCCGATCGCGGGGAAGGTTGTATGTTAGAGGATGTGGATGGCAATGTGTTTTTAGATTTAACCGCCGGAATTGCTGTTACGAATACCGGACACGCGCACCCAGAAGTTGTACGTGCAATTCAAGCACAATCGGCCAATCTTATTCATATGTCGGGTACTGATTTTTACTACGAACCGATGGTAGAATTGGCAGAAAAATTGGCAGCGCGTGCGCCTTTTCCTAATAGTGCGAAAGTATTTTTTACTAACTCTGGTGCTGAATCGAACGAAGGGGCGATTAAATTAGCTCGATATTATACCGGACGCTCCTTAATAGTAGCCTTTTTGGGAGCATTTCACGGACGTACATATGGGGCAATGTCTCTCACCGGTTCCAAAGTTGTGCAGCGCAAAAATTTCGGCCCTTTGTTACCTGGTGTAACTCATATTCCTTACGGCACTCACGAAAGTTTAGATTATCTGGAACATCAGCTTTTTACTACTGTTTTACCAGCTACAGAAATTGCGGCAATTGTGGTAGAACCGATTCAAGGAGAAGGCGGTTATATTGTGCCGGAAGATGGCTTTTTAGAGAGGATTAGAAAAATATGCGATCGCTACAATATTCTCATGGTAGTGGATGAAGTGCAATCGGGCATGGGTCGCACCGGGAAATTATTTGCGATCGAACATTGGGGAGTAATGCCGGATATCATTACTTTAGCCAAAGGTATCGCCAGCGGTTTGCCATTAGGTGCAATTTTAGCGCGACCCGAATTAATGACATGGCCTCCCGGTTCTCACGCTACCACATTTGGCGGCAATCCGGTTGCTTGTGCAGCTGCTAACGTTACCTTGCGATTGTTGGAAACCGAACTGATGGATAATGCCAGCAGAATGGGAGAGTTATTGCAAGCAGGTTTAACTCAATTATCGCAGCGTTTTAAGCGAGTTTCGCCGCCCAGAGGAAAAGGTTTGATGGTGGCGATCGATCTCCTTGATGAGGAAGGTAACCTAGATGCCAAATTAAGAGATAAAATTGTAGATGATGCTTTCTACAAAGGCTTGTTGCTGTTAGGTTGCGGAAAAGCGGCGATTCGTTTTTGTCCGCCTTTAGTTATCGACAGCAACCAAATTCAGGTTGCTTTGCAGATTCTCGCCGACTTGTTGGCAGAGATCTAA